The Salvia splendens isolate huo1 chromosome 21, SspV2, whole genome shotgun sequence genome includes a window with the following:
- the LOC121784042 gene encoding probable WRKY transcription factor 35, producing MMEKNNQGDLADVVRATTTATATASRTSINYPPEYFGDPFTYIADIPLIQSPPTTSHLFYNSNPPSNIFSRMLEISPNIKPRELPSPPPRNTPIKRRKSQAKKVVCIPAAAPANSRATGEVVPSDLWAWRKYGQKPIKGSPYPRGYYRCSSSKGCSARKQVERSRTDPNMLMITYTSEHNHPWPTQRNALAGSTRSQPPKTIKDSEKDTNPKNHDHKETSIDNHGAVKEEVDNRVEAEFDETYKPDQDSFFADLGEIGDNPLSLFGQGFPSRDDGNSHSDLDPFDLYDWAISTTATEADAVEDSAGKA from the exons ATGATGGAGAAGAACAATCAAGGCGACTTAGCCGATGTAGTCCgcgccaccaccaccgccaccgccaccgcatCAAGAACTTCAATCAACTACCCTCCCGAATATTTCGGCGATCCATTCACTTACATCGCCGATATTCCTCTCATCCAATCCCCTCCAACCACTTCTCACCTCTTCTACAATTCCAATCCACCCTCAAACATCTTCTCCAGGATGCTCGAAATCTCTCCGAATATCAAGCCACGTGAACTTCCATCGCCGCCGCCGAGAAATACGCCCATCAAAAGAAG GAAAAGTCAGGCGAAGAAAGTAGTTTGTATTCCAGCAGCAGCACCAGCAAACAGCAGAGCTACCGGAGAAGTTGTTCCATCGGATCTTTGGGCATGGCGGAAGTACGGACAGAAGCCAATCAAGGGTTCGCCTTATCCTAG GGGCTATTACAGATGTAGTAGCTCAAAggggtgttcggcgaggaaacaAGTGGAGCGGAGCCGAACCGACCCGAATATGCTCATGATCACCTACACCTCGGAGCACAACCATCCGTGGCCTACGCAGCGCAACGCCCTCGCCGGCTCCACCCGATCTCAACCACCCAAGACCATCAAGGACTCAGAAAAGGATACAAACCCCAAAAATCACGACCACAAGGAAACCTCCATAGACAACCATGGAGCCGTCAAAGAAGAGGTGGATAATCGGGTTGAAGCCGAATTCGACGAAACATACAAGCCGGATCAAGATAGTTTTTTTGCCGATTTGGGGGAAATTGGAGATAATCCATTGAGTTTATTCGGACAAGGGTTTCCATCACGTGATGATGGCAATAGTCATAGTGATTTAGATCCGTTTGACTTGTATGATTGGGCAATCAGCACCACTGCGACAGAGGCGGATGCGGTGGAGGACTCGGCCGGGAAAGCTTGA